One Alnus glutinosa chromosome 3, dhAlnGlut1.1, whole genome shotgun sequence genomic region harbors:
- the LOC133864663 gene encoding uncharacterized protein LOC133864663 — translation MADTKVSLKLLIDKKSHRVLFAEADNKFVDFLFSIFTMPVGTVTMLLQKQNMSGSLRSLYKSIENLSDIYIQPDQDKDFLLKPQVAISGAKVPLLLPSVEQSNTSKKLYRCGSHYGNVSHDWRAICPACKCSMTTEVSYVNPPSDIKASSSGEGGYVKGLITYMVMDNLDVKPMSTISAITLLSKFNVTDVGSVEEKVVDFGMDEGVRLLVASLQSKTVLTDVFLPKDRNHTVNEE, via the exons ATGGCAGATACCAAGGTAAGCCTGAAGCTTTTGATAGACAAAAAGAGCCATCGAGTGCTCTTTGCTGAAGCAGACAATAAATTTGTTGATTTCCTCTTTAGCATTTTCACTATGCCTGTCGGAACTGTCACGATGCTCTTACAGAAGCAAAACATGTCAGGCTCCTTGCGTAGTCTGTACAAGAGCATTGAGAATCTGAGTGATATTTACATTCAGCCAGACCAAGACAAAGACTTTCTGCTAAAACCACAAGTAGCCATTTCTGGTGCTAAAGTCCCTCTCCTCTTGCCAAGCGTTGAGCAGTCAAATACATCCAAGAAATTGTATAGGTGTGGAAGCCACTACGGCAACGTGTCTCATGACTGGAGAGCAATTTGTCCTGCGTGCAAATGTTCAATGACCACCGAGGTAAGTTACGTAAACCCACCAAGCGATATCAAGGCATCCTCCTCTGGTGAGGGAGGTTACGTGAAAGGATTGATTACATACATGGTGATGGACAATCTTGACGTGAAGCCCATGTCCACCATCTCTGCTATCACTTTGCTTAGCAAATTTAATGTCACCGACGTGGGGTCTGTTGAGGAGAAAGTCGTGGATTTTGGCATGGATGAG GGTGTGAGATTACTCGTGGCTTCTTTGCAATCGAAGACTGTTCTGACTGATGTCTTCCTGCCGAAAGATCGGAACCATACTGTTAATGAGGAGTAA
- the LOC133863397 gene encoding uncharacterized protein LOC133863397, whose translation MAATKVSLKLLIEKKSQRVLFAEADKEFVDLLFSIFTLPVGTVTRLLEKQNMAGCLHSLYKSMENLSDRYFQPDQDKNFLLNPKVAISGATVPLLLPSVEQPYTASKIYRCGNYNCTYVANDPRAICPSCRNQMNKEQTFVDPPSDIKASSSSEGGYVKGVITYMVMDNLEVKPMSTISSITLLTKFNVRDLGAVEEKVVDFGVDEVLSLLEASF comes from the exons ATGGCAGCAACCAAGGTAAGCCTGAAGCTTTTGATCGAGAAAAAGAGCCAACGGGTGCTCTTTGCTGAAGCAGACAAGGAATTTGTTGATTTACTGTTTAGCATTTTCACTCTGCCCGTCGGAACGGTCACTAGGCTCTTAGAAAAGCAAAACATGGCAGGCTGCTTGCATAGCCTGTACAAGAGCATGGAGAATCTGAGTGATAGATACTTTCAGCCAGACCAAGACAAGAACTTTCTGCTAAACCCAAAAGTAGCCATTTCTGGTGCTACAGTCCCTCTACTCTTGCCAAGCGTTGAGCAGCCATATACAGCGAGTAAAATTTATAGGTGTGGCAACTACAACTGTACGTACGTGGCTAATGACCCGAGAGCAATTTGTCCTTCATGCAGGAATCAAATGAACAAAGAGCAAACTTTCGTAGACCCGCCAAGCGATATCAAGGCATCCTCTTCTAGTGAGGGAGGTTACGTGAAAGGGGTGATCACTTACATGGTGATGGATAATCTGGAGGTGAAGCCCATGTCAACCATCTCTTCTATCACTTTACTTACCAAGTTTAATGTCAGGGACCTTGGGGCTGTTGAGGAGAAAGTCGTTGATTTTGGAGTGgatgag GTTCTGAGTTTGCTCGAGGCTTCTTTTTAG
- the LOC133864672 gene encoding uncharacterized protein LOC133864672: MAATKVSLKLLIDKKSHRVLFAEADNKFVDFLFSILTLPVGTVTMLLQEEKMQAGCLHSLYESVDNLSDDIYFRPDQDKDFLLKPKVAISDARVPLLLPSVEQSYTARNFYRCVQVNTGSARYSNCGKYVANDWRAICPHCKSLMYTELKYVEYRPPRDIKASSSSEEGYVKGVITYMVMDDLEVKPMSAISAITLLSKFNVMDLGAVEEKVVDFGTDKGVKLLKACLQSKTVLTDVFLTAETTITGESVKKKSVLVKRRRVV, encoded by the exons ATGGCAGCAACAAAGGTAAGCCTGAAGCTTTTGATAGACAAAAAGAGCCATCGAGTGCTCTTTGCTGAAGCAGACAATAAGTTTGTTGATTTCCTCTTTAGCATTTTAACTCTGCCCGTTGGAACTGTCACTATGCTCTTACAAGAGGAAAAGATGCAGGCAGGCTGCCTGCATAGCCTATACGAGAGCGTAGATAATCTGAGTGATGATATTTACTTTCGGCCAGACCAAGATAAAGACTTTCTGCTAAAACCAAAAGTAGCCATTTCTGATGCTAGAGTCCCTCTCCTCTTGCCAAGCGTTGAGCAGTCATATACAGCCAGGAATTTTTATAGGTGTGTGCAAGTCAATACTGGCAGTGCCAGGTACAGCAATTGTGGTAAATACGTGGCTAATGACTGGAGAGCAATTTGTCCTCATTGCAAGAGTTTAATGTACACCGAGCTAAAATACGTAGAGTACCGGCCACCAAGGGATATCAAGGCATCCTCCTCTAGTGAAGAAGGTTACGTGAAAGGGGTGATTACTTACATGGTGATGGATGATCTTGAAGTGAAGCCCATGTCCGCTATATCTGCTATCACTTTACTTAGCAAGTTCAATGTCATGGACTTAGGGGCTGTTGAGGAGAAGGTGGTCGATTTTGGCACGGATAAG GGTGTTAAATTGCTCAAGGCTTGTCTGCAGTCGAAAACTGTTCTGACTGATGTTTTCCTCACTGCCGAGACCACTATAACTGGGGAGTCAGTTAAAAAAAAGAGTGTACTAGTTAAAAGGAGGAGGGTTGTGTAA
- the LOC133864673 gene encoding uncharacterized protein LOC133864673, which translates to MAATKVSLKLSIDKKSQRVLFAEADKKFVDFLFSISTLTVGTVTKLLQKQNMLGCLYSLYESIENLREIFYIQPDQDKQFLLNPKVAISGAEIPLLLPSVVQSNSSRKIYRCKSNHGYVSLDKRSICPECKSSMTMEVSYVDPPSDIKASTSSINEGGYVKELITYIVMDDLDVKPMSTISAITLLGKFDVRDVGAVVEKEVDFGMDEAVRLLLASFKSKTVLTDVFLRKDGNHTVNDCT; encoded by the exons ATGGCAGCAACCAAGGTAAGCTTGAAGCTTTCGATAGACAAAAAGAGCCAGCGTGTGCTCTTTGCTGAAGCAGACAAGAAATTTGTTGATTTCCTCTTTAGCATTTCCACTCTGACGGTCGGAACTGTCACTAAGCTCTTACAGAAGCAAAACATGTTAGGCTGCTTGTATAGCTTGTACGAGAGCATAGAGAATCTGAGAGAAATATTTTACATTCAGCCGGACCAAGACAAACAGTTTCTGCTAAATCCAAAAGTAGCCATTTCTGGTGCTGAAATCCCTCTCCTCTTGCCAAGCGTTGTGCAGTCAAATTCATCCAGGAAAATTTATAGGTGTAAAAGCAACCACGGCTACGTGTCTCTTGACAAGAGATCAATTTGTCCTGAGTGCAAGAGTTCAATGACCATGGAGGTAAGTTACGTAGACCCACCAAGCGATATCAAGGCATCGACCTCCTCTATTAATGAGGGAGGTTACGTGAAAGAGTTGATTACTTACATCGTAATGGATGATCTGGACGTGAAGCCCATGTCCACCATCTCTGCTATCACTTTACTTGGCAAATTTGATGTCAGGGACGTAGGGGCTGTTGTGGAGAAGGAGGTCGATTTCGGCATGGATGAG GCTGTGAGATTGCTCCTGGCTTCTTTCAAATCGAAGACTGTTCTAACTGATGTCTTCCTTCGGAAGGATGGGAACCATACTGTCAATGACTGTACGTAA